Proteins encoded within one genomic window of Deltaproteobacteria bacterium:
- a CDS encoding methyltransferase domain-containing protein, with the protein MQTFLHVGCVPKRRESTTRGFATPGWRELRLDIDPAAASDIVGSMTDMAEVADASVEALFSSHNLEHLFAHEVPVALAEFRRVLRPGGLAVITCPDLQSVCELVAQDKLTDSAYVSPAGPIAPLDILYGHRGEVARGKTYMAHKCGFTERVLVGTLQAAGFELVVPLRRGAPYFDLWAVAGVPPLRAERLVEMAREHLPGAR; encoded by the coding sequence ATGCAGACGTTCTTGCACGTGGGCTGCGTACCGAAGCGGCGCGAGTCGACCACTCGCGGATTCGCCACGCCGGGTTGGCGCGAGCTCCGGCTCGACATCGACCCGGCCGCCGCGTCCGACATCGTCGGCTCGATGACGGACATGGCGGAAGTCGCCGACGCTTCGGTCGAGGCGCTCTTCTCGAGTCACAACCTCGAGCACCTGTTCGCGCACGAGGTGCCCGTCGCCCTCGCCGAGTTTCGCCGCGTGCTGCGGCCCGGCGGATTAGCGGTGATCACTTGCCCGGATCTGCAGTCCGTGTGCGAGCTCGTCGCACAGGACAAGCTCACCGACTCCGCGTACGTTTCGCCCGCCGGCCCGATCGCGCCGCTCGACATCCTGTACGGACACCGCGGCGAGGTGGCGCGCGGCAAGACGTACATGGCGCACAAGTGCGGCTTCACCGAGCGCGTGCTGGTGGGAACGCTGCAGGCCGCGGGCTTCGAGCTCGTCGTGCCGCTGCGCCGCGGAGCGCCTTACTTCGACCTGTGGGCTGTGGCGGGCGTCCCCCCGCTGCGCGCGGAGCGGCTGGTCGAGATGGCGCGCGAGCACCTGCCGGGCGCGCGCTGA
- a CDS encoding aminotransferase class V-fold PLP-dependent enzyme → MSDLHERLRALEAESAPLEADALRRRELADAALGYGEARIDEIARGPAAPQTPAPRLDELAVRDEPAPLADVLARLERNVEAGAARPASGRFFAYIPGGNLYESALADFVAAVSGLYSARHSVAAGAVAVENAVLAWLTQLLGLPAQSAGNLTSGGSLANFIAIVTAREHAHIRAAEISRTVVYATAQAHHSLAKGLRVAGLGEAVVREVPMDARFRMDASALARLVAADRAAGLTPWLLLAAAGTTDTGAVDPLPALADLAAREKLWLHVDAAYGGMFALVKAPILRGIERADSIVVDPHKGMFLPWGVGAVLTRHREAMRSAFSFEASYIHDALGGEVTLSPMETSPELSRPFRGLRVWLPLALLGTRPFAAALEEKLLLAQHAHARLSEDTAFETGPAPDLSVVLFRPRGAGSTAERNARTERLAASLAADGRAAFSPTTIAGERWLRMAILAARTHLREVDEALQILREHAAKLG, encoded by the coding sequence ATGAGCGATCTGCATGAGCGCTTGCGCGCGCTCGAAGCGGAGAGCGCGCCGCTCGAAGCGGATGCGCTGCGGCGCCGCGAGCTGGCGGATGCTGCGCTCGGCTACGGGGAGGCGCGCATCGACGAGATCGCGCGCGGCCCCGCAGCGCCGCAGACGCCTGCTCCGCGACTCGACGAGCTCGCCGTGCGAGACGAGCCGGCGCCGCTGGCGGACGTGCTCGCGCGGCTCGAGCGCAACGTCGAGGCGGGCGCGGCGCGTCCCGCGTCGGGGCGCTTCTTCGCGTACATCCCGGGCGGGAATCTCTACGAGTCCGCGCTCGCGGACTTCGTCGCCGCCGTGAGCGGCCTCTACTCCGCACGGCACAGCGTCGCCGCCGGCGCCGTCGCGGTCGAGAACGCGGTGCTCGCGTGGCTCACGCAGCTGTTGGGTCTCCCCGCGCAGAGCGCCGGCAACCTCACGTCGGGGGGCAGCCTCGCCAACTTCATCGCGATCGTGACCGCGCGCGAGCACGCGCACATCCGCGCCGCCGAGATTTCGCGAACCGTCGTGTACGCCACCGCGCAGGCGCACCACAGCCTCGCGAAGGGCCTGCGCGTCGCGGGCCTCGGCGAGGCCGTCGTGCGCGAAGTGCCGATGGACGCGCGCTTCCGGATGGACGCGAGCGCACTCGCGCGCCTCGTGGCGGCGGACCGCGCGGCGGGACTCACGCCTTGGTTGTTGTTGGCGGCCGCCGGAACTACGGACACCGGTGCGGTCGACCCGCTGCCCGCGCTCGCCGACCTGGCGGCGCGGGAGAAGCTGTGGCTCCACGTCGACGCGGCGTACGGCGGCATGTTCGCGCTCGTGAAGGCGCCGATCCTGCGCGGCATCGAGCGCGCGGACTCGATCGTCGTCGACCCGCACAAGGGGATGTTCCTGCCGTGGGGCGTCGGCGCCGTGCTCACGCGTCACCGCGAAGCGATGCGCTCCGCGTTCTCCTTCGAGGCCAGCTACATCCACGATGCGCTCGGAGGCGAGGTGACGCTCTCGCCGATGGAGACATCGCCCGAGCTCTCGCGTCCGTTCCGTGGGCTGCGCGTTTGGCTTCCGCTTGCGCTGCTCGGCACGCGGCCCTTCGCGGCAGCGCTCGAAGAGAAGTTGTTACTGGCGCAGCATGCGCACGCGCGGCTCAGCGAAGACACGGCCTTCGAGACCGGGCCCGCACCCGATCTCAGCGTGGTCCTGTTTCGCCCGCGCGGCGCCGGGAGCACGGCGGAGCGGAATGCGCGCACCGAGCGGCTCGCCGCGTCCCTCGCCGCCGACGGCCGCGCTGCGTTCTCGCCCACCACGATCGCCGGCGAGCGCTGGCTGCGCATGGCGATCCTCGCGGCGCGCACGCACCTGCGCGAGGTCGACGAGGCGCTTCAGATCCTGCGCGAGCAC
- a CDS encoding integration host factor subunit alpha: protein MTKAEIVEQIYERVGFSKKESAELVERVLDIIKDTLADGEKVKISGFGNFVVREKNARKGRNPQTGEEIRLAARRVLTFKPSLVLKNILNGEEPGTDDALDD from the coding sequence ATGACGAAGGCCGAGATCGTCGAGCAAATCTACGAGCGGGTGGGCTTCTCGAAGAAGGAGTCCGCCGAGCTGGTGGAGCGCGTGTTAGACATCATCAAGGACACGCTCGCCGACGGCGAGAAGGTGAAGATCTCCGGCTTCGGCAACTTCGTCGTGCGCGAGAAGAACGCGCGCAAGGGCCGCAACCCGCAGACGGGCGAGGAGATCCGGCTCGCAGCGCGGCGCGTGCTCACGTTCAAGCCGAGCCTCGTGCTGAAGAACATCCTCAATGGCGAGGAGCCCGGCACCGACGACGCGCTCGACGACTGA
- a CDS encoding MerR family transcriptional regulator → MAKRSARKAATKSSSGLALEKRYYRIGEVAKLTGIKPYVLRYWESEFRWMAPAKSRSKQRLYRARDVEVVELIKRLLYAERFTIEGAKKKLRELGVEKALDAPQLDLALGGDPATQLKRIRETLLEVRAALLA, encoded by the coding sequence ATGGCAAAGCGGTCGGCGCGCAAGGCAGCCACGAAGAGCAGCAGCGGGCTCGCGCTCGAGAAGCGTTACTACCGGATCGGCGAAGTGGCGAAGCTCACGGGCATCAAGCCGTATGTGCTGCGGTACTGGGAGAGCGAGTTCCGCTGGATGGCGCCCGCGAAGTCTCGCTCGAAGCAGCGCCTCTACCGCGCGCGCGATGTCGAGGTCGTCGAGCTGATCAAGCGGCTCCTGTACGCGGAGCGCTTCACGATCGAGGGCGCGAAGAAGAAGCTGCGCGAGCTCGGCGTGGAGAAGGCGCTCGACGCGCCGCAGCTCGACCTCGCGCTCGGCGGCGATCCAGCCACGCAGCTGAAGCGCATTCGCGAGACGCTGCTGGAGGTGCGCGCGGCGCTCCTCGCATGA